A window of the Coleofasciculus sp. FACHB-T130 genome harbors these coding sequences:
- a CDS encoding HlyD family efflux transporter periplasmic adaptor subunit, with amino-acid sequence MLKPLASTPAQARQTRQQLANPEDSLSYELGKAVQELPPLYTRLLAASISVLVFGAIAWAHYSQVDEVAIAPGELIASTQVRPLRSLGGGTIKAVKIKEGDRVQKGDVLIERDPDLPQAEVDRLAKSTQLIREDLGRLEAERTGAATAGTALQDQLLTARLQDFEAKRAAAIAEANRQIAVINEAKVRLTRLQENLANAKTNRVNAETNLANSKNLLNKANNSLALAEKREKALTTLLIPGAVPRLDYVDAQERVVRAEAEVTTAQDSITNVQNKVTEAQDKITSLEKDIAAQAQTIRQAEQAYQSVRNQADRLQSERQSEILTKFNQRQEELTTVAGQLEEAKKQRQVETISSPVTGTVYSIKATNGPVQAGEELLSILPESEELLVEVKVLNRDIGFIRKGMKAKVKMATFPFQEFGTVEGEVVQVSPNAIADQELGLVFPTRIQLKQHSIQVQSQKVAFIPGMAATGEIITRKKSVLTFLIEPVTRRFSEAFSVRS; translated from the coding sequence ATGCTCAAGCCCTTAGCGTCAACACCTGCTCAAGCTCGTCAAACAAGACAGCAACTAGCGAATCCAGAGGATTCTCTTTCCTATGAATTAGGGAAAGCAGTGCAAGAGCTGCCGCCACTGTATACGCGATTATTGGCAGCAAGCATTAGCGTATTGGTATTCGGGGCGATCGCTTGGGCACACTACAGCCAAGTGGATGAAGTCGCGATCGCTCCCGGCGAACTGATTGCCTCAACGCAAGTGCGACCCCTGCGATCGCTAGGAGGAGGCACAATCAAAGCCGTAAAAATCAAAGAAGGCGATCGCGTTCAAAAAGGCGACGTTCTGATCGAACGCGACCCCGATCTGCCGCAAGCAGAAGTTGACCGCCTCGCTAAATCTACCCAGCTGATTCGGGAAGATTTAGGGCGTCTGGAAGCAGAACGAACTGGAGCTGCAACTGCCGGAACCGCTTTGCAAGACCAGCTTTTAACCGCTCGGCTACAAGATTTTGAAGCAAAAAGAGCCGCTGCGATCGCTGAAGCGAATCGCCAAATTGCGGTCATCAATGAAGCCAAAGTTCGCCTCACCCGCCTGCAAGAAAATCTCGCCAACGCCAAAACCAACCGAGTCAACGCCGAAACTAACCTCGCCAACAGCAAAAACCTTCTCAATAAAGCCAACAACAGCCTCGCTTTAGCCGAAAAAAGAGAAAAGGCGCTCACCACCCTCCTCATTCCCGGTGCTGTCCCGCGACTCGATTACGTTGACGCACAAGAGAGAGTCGTTAGAGCGGAAGCTGAAGTCACCACAGCCCAAGATAGTATTACGAATGTTCAAAACAAAGTGACGGAAGCTCAGGACAAAATAACCTCCCTGGAAAAAGATATCGCTGCTCAAGCACAAACAATTCGCCAAGCTGAACAAGCGTATCAATCGGTTCGCAATCAGGCAGATCGATTACAGTCTGAGCGCCAGAGTGAAATTCTAACTAAGTTTAACCAGCGCCAAGAAGAACTAACAACCGTTGCCGGTCAGTTGGAGGAGGCGAAAAAGCAGCGACAAGTAGAAACAATTTCCTCGCCGGTTACGGGGACAGTCTACAGCATCAAAGCAACCAACGGGCCTGTACAAGCGGGAGAGGAGTTGTTATCAATTCTTCCCGAATCCGAAGAATTGTTGGTAGAAGTGAAAGTCCTCAACCGCGATATTGGCTTTATCCGTAAGGGAATGAAGGCAAAAGTCAAAATGGCTACTTTCCCGTTTCAGGAATTTGGCACAGTTGAGGGGGAAGTGGTGCAAGTGAGTCCGAATGCGATCGCTGATCAAGAATTAGGCTTAGTTTTTCCGACTCGAATTCAACTTAAACAGCATTCAATTCAGGTGCAAAGTCAAAAAGTCGCCTTTATTCCAGGTATGGCTGCAACTGGAGAAATTATTACTCGGAAAAAATCAGTTCTCACTTTCTTAATTGAGCCGGTAACTCGCCGCTTTAGCGAGGCATTTTCGGTCAGGTCTTAG